From the Primulina tabacum isolate GXHZ01 chromosome 15, ASM2559414v2, whole genome shotgun sequence genome, one window contains:
- the LOC142526556 gene encoding ATG8-interacting protein 1-like, whose product MENNEEGGEEHVTRGNEWEVLSLTESAYGSAPGPKEDDSGHNSHVKLNNENEAETSTAMFMSGHFMFPPSQHENLPLKPEYLEIQNEMGGKNDVSQLIVEEGKKSYLKDEENLSIKGLMPDEYSGTPIFDEKGSRLPVRSSDFKKGLAYDEEQSIYSSATFSSVYSEADLVDSNMIEEIGRMDDMIEGTDCASDPSLHSLEKPVDGNNHDDYKLPSETWWRRRIISLYANAKEANTFWSICIAAAVMGLVIIGHRWQQERWQTLNLKWQSGIKHERMGMMLGPMTRLKDVIVGGHRRGSLVRGNNSI is encoded by the exons ATGGAGAATAATGAAGAAGGGGGGGAGGAACATGTGACTAGAGGAAATGAGTGGGAAGTTTTATCACTCACTGAATCTGCATATGGTTCTGCTCCTGGTCCGAAGGAGGATGACTCAGGCCACAATAGCCATGTTAAGTTAAACAACGAGAATGAGGCTGAAACTTCTACTGCTATGTTCATGTCAGGTCATTTCATGTTCCCTCCAAGTCAGCATGAGAATCTGCCTTTGAAACCTGAATATCTCGAGATACAAAATGAAATGGGAGGTAAAAATGATGTTTCTCAGTTGATTGTGGAGGAAGGGAAAAAATCTTATCTGAAGGATGAAGAAAACTTGAGTATCAAAGGATTGATGCCCGATGAATATTCTGGAACTCCTATATTTGATGAAAAAGGTAGCAGGTTACCTGTCAGGAGCTCAGACTTTAAAAAAGGCTTGGCCTATGACGAAGAGCAGAGCATTTACAGCAGTGCAACATTTAGTTCAGTGTACAGCGAAGCTGACCTTGTGGATTCTAATATGATTGAAGAGATTGGGAGGATGGATGATATGATTGAAGGTACTGACTGTGCATCAGATCCAAGCTTACATAGTTTAGAGAAACCTGTTGATGGAAACAATCATGATGACTATAAACTTCCTTCTGAAACTTGGTGGAGAAGGCGAATTATTTCTTTGTATGCCAATGCAAAAGAGGCAAATACATTTTGGTCTATCTGCATTGCTGCGGCTGTTATGGGACTTGTGATTATTGGTCATCGGTGGCAGCAAGAGCGGTGGCAGACTTTGAACCTCAAGTGGCAGTCCGGTATTAAACATGAG AGAATGGGTATGATGCTTGGTCCAATGACTCGACTTAAAGATGTGATTGTTGGTGGCCACCGACGAGGTTCGCTTGTGAGGGGTAACAACTCCATATAA
- the LOC142526499 gene encoding uncharacterized protein LOC142526499 — translation MATRYLTRSLLAITKQNLFVSFPRSYTTAPSAVLPNSSSFLFRIRPLVATASSSNFRRLAPALCTRGFASRHTSSSLNDPNPNWSNRPPKETILLDGCDFEHWLVVMEKPENEPTRDEIIDSYIKTLAMVVGSEEEARMKIYSVSTRHYFAFGALVSEELSYKLKELPKVRWVLPDSYLDVRNKDYGGEPFINGQAVPYDPKYHEEWVRNNARANERNRRNDRPRNFDRSRNFERRRDMNNQNFTNVGSPGGSAGGPPNMSAIPPNVPNTGAMQSNMHQQPNNMGGQSYGGNVPPSNSGNYPPNPRDVPNNAPNQYGNAPNSGGMPYQSGPGPNQNSFGPNRAPGPIPNPNSYASNTGPPSPGQMGPPIPGQNPNVGPGPGQNPYTRPGPGQNPYMGPVTGQYQNSQSPNMGRGPEQNPNMGPVTGQYQNSRTPNVGPGQGHNQSGYGQNMDGGSAYQNQNVPGRDFTPPSNY, via the exons ATGGCGACTCGATATCTCACTCGCTCTCTACTCGCCATCACCAAGCAAAATCTATTCGTCTCGTTTCCCCGCTCATACACCACCGCACCCTCCGCCGTTCTTCCCAACTCGTCTTCGTTCCTCTTCCGTATCCGCCCTCTTGTTGCCACGGCCTCCTCTTCCAATTTTCGCCGCCTCGCACCAGCGTTGTGTACCAGAGGTTTTGCGAGTCGACATACCTCTTCATCTCTTAATGATCCAAACCCCAACTGGTCTAACCGTCCACCGAAGGAGACGATTCTGCTCGACGGTTGTGATTTCGAGCATTGGCTCGTGGTCATGGAAAAACCAGAGAATGAGCCGACCAGAGATGAAATCATCGATAGTTACATCAAAACCTTGGCTATGGTTGTGGGAAG TGAGGAAGAAGCAAGGATGAAAATATATTCTGTTTCTACTAGGCATTACTTTGCCTTTGGAGCCCTTGTGTCAGAAGAACTTTCATACAAGTTAAAAG AGCTGCCGAAAGTCCGATGGGTGCTTCCTGATTCTTACTTGGATGTGAGAAATAAAGATTACGGAG GGGAACCTTTTATCAATGGGCAGGCCGTTCCATATGACCCTAAATATCACGAGGAATGGGTGAGGAACAATGCTCGGGCAAATGAGAGGAACAGGCGCAATGACAGACCTCGCAACTTTGACAGATCTAGAAACTTTGAGAGAAGAAGAGACATGAACAATCAGAACTTTACCAATGTTGGAAGTCCTGGTGGTAGTGCTGGGGGGCCACCAAATATGTCCGCAATTCCACCGAACGTGCCTAACACAGGAGCAATGCAATCCAACATGCATCAGCAACCTAATAACATGGGAGGACAGTCATACGGGGGCAATGTGCCGCCAAGCAACTCAGGAAATTATCCTCCAAATCCTAGAGATGTACCCAACAATGCCCCAAACCAGTACGGCAATGCGCCAAATAGTGGAGGAATGCCCTATCAATCCGGTCCTGGACCGAATCAGAACAGCTTTGGTCCAAACAGGGCACCTGGACCAATACCAAATCCCAACAGCTATGCTTCAAACACGGGTCCTCCTAGCCCGGGACAAATGGGACCTCCAATTCCCGGACAAAATCCAAACGTGGGTCCAGGTCCAGGACAAAATCCATACACGAGGCCTGGTCCGGGACAAAATCCATACATGGGACCTGTCACGGGACAATATCAGAACAGTCAATCTCCAAACATGGGGCGTGGTCCGGAACAAAATCCGAACATGGGACCTGTCACGGGACAATATCAGAACAGTCGTACTCCTAACGTGGGGCCTGGTCAAGGACACAATCAGAGTGGCTATGGCCAAAACATGGACGGCGGAAGTGCCTACCAGAACCAGAATGTGCCCGGAAGAGATTTCACTCCACCATCAAATTACTAA
- the LOC142527390 gene encoding uncharacterized protein LOC142527390: MGGSDQQELDWNSYDKITREMALQQLRQAEEKSKAKEIAHIRAERAAQVKAEKMAKVPERRREREENASVKGESIKKRNKRSKEEKEKLAEFQEVKLKERLMKIHRKKFILNQAINQRRGSVGEI; this comes from the exons ATGGGTGGGAGTGACCAACAAGAACTGGATTGGAACAGCTATGACAAAATTACAAGAGAGATGGCCCTCCAACAACTTCGTCAAGCTGAGGAAAAATCAAAGGCTAAAGAGATAGCACACATACGAGCAGAGAGGGCAGCACAAGTAAAGGCAGAAAAGATGGCGAAAGTCCCTGAGAGAAGAAGAGAGCGGGAAGAAAATGCGAGTGTCAAAGGAGAATCAATTAAAAAGAGAAACAAAAGatcaaaagaagaaaaagaaaagttGGCTGAGTTTCAGGAGGTGAAACTCAAGGAGAGGCTGATGAAG ATTCATAGGAAGAAATTCATACTTAATCAAGCAATCAATCAGCGACGGGGATCTGTGGGAGAAATTTGA